In one window of Candidatus Limnocylindrales bacterium DNA:
- a CDS encoding VOC family protein, translated as MTTPLIKIRDIAFVRLRVPDLDQMETYLADFGLERSARTESALYMRGAGTAHHVHVSEHGADAGLIGIALLASSAGDLDKIAKAPGASQVHDTGEPGGGRRVVLHDPFGVRVEVVHGIDSVEPLAVRPSLGLNLGSRIERRGILKRVEKGPARVKRLGHTAINLADPDAAFDWYSRHFGLLKSDSIALENFALAHFCRCDLGSEFTDHHTLVFARSFDGQTSLNHASFEVCDLDDVWIGHEHLAAKGYRHTWGIARHTLGSQIFDYWRDPWGLIHEHFTDGDLLDASWPGEVHGLETSQWGADMPPGFGQPLP; from the coding sequence ATGACAACTCCCCTGATCAAAATCCGCGACATCGCATTCGTTCGCCTTCGCGTGCCCGACCTCGATCAGATGGAAACCTACCTGGCCGATTTCGGCCTCGAGCGAAGTGCGCGCACGGAATCGGCGCTCTATATGCGCGGGGCCGGCACTGCGCATCACGTGCACGTCAGCGAGCACGGCGCCGACGCAGGGCTGATCGGCATCGCGCTGCTCGCGTCGAGCGCGGGCGATCTCGACAAAATCGCGAAAGCTCCCGGAGCTTCGCAGGTGCATGACACCGGCGAGCCCGGCGGCGGGCGGCGCGTCGTGCTGCACGATCCGTTCGGCGTGCGGGTCGAGGTCGTGCACGGGATCGACAGCGTCGAGCCGCTCGCCGTACGGCCGTCGCTCGGTCTCAACCTCGGAAGCCGCATCGAGCGGCGCGGGATTTTGAAGCGCGTCGAGAAAGGACCGGCGCGCGTCAAGAGGCTCGGCCACACTGCAATCAACCTGGCGGATCCGGATGCAGCGTTCGACTGGTATTCGCGGCATTTCGGCCTGCTCAAAAGCGATTCGATCGCGCTCGAGAACTTCGCGCTCGCGCACTTCTGCCGCTGCGATCTCGGCAGCGAGTTCACCGATCATCACACACTGGTGTTCGCCCGCTCGTTCGACGGGCAGACCAGCCTGAATCACGCGTCGTTCGAGGTCTGTGATCTCGACGACGTCTGGATCGGACACGAGCATCTGGCCGCAAAAGGCTACCGGCACACGTGGGGAATCGCGCGGCACACGCTCGGCAGCCAGATCTTCGACTACTGGCGCGATCCGTGGGGCCTCATCCACGAGCACTTCACCGACGGCGACCTGCTCGATGCGTCGTGGCCCGGCGAAGTCCACGGTCTCGAAACCAGCCAGTGGGGCGCCGACATGCCCCCCGGTTTCGGCCAGCCGCTTCCGTGA
- a CDS encoding fumarylacetoacetate hydrolase family protein has product MKLATFTYEGKTRIGEVYDDRIADLSGPACPSTMLGLLEGGEDAMAAIRIASRNARRLPLDKVRLEAPIARPPKILAVGLNYRAHAEECGMPIPVVPIIFNKQSTSAAGPFDAVHRPRESEQIDYEGELAIVIGKRCRRVPRAKARSVVAGYAVANDVSVRDWQIRVPTMTMGKSWDTHCPFGPWITTSDEVADPDALDLKTWVNGELRQNANTSDLIFHCDEIIEHLSTAFTLEPGDVIVTGTPSGVGLWMNPKSWLKDGDVVRIEIAGLGAIENRVIDEPEGTARY; this is encoded by the coding sequence ATGAAACTTGCGACGTTCACATATGAGGGAAAGACCAGGATCGGCGAAGTATACGACGACCGGATTGCCGATCTTTCGGGACCTGCGTGCCCGTCAACGATGCTCGGGCTTCTCGAGGGCGGCGAGGATGCCATGGCGGCCATCCGCATCGCTTCGCGCAACGCACGCCGCCTGCCGCTGGACAAAGTGCGGCTCGAGGCGCCCATTGCGCGGCCGCCGAAGATCCTCGCGGTCGGCCTCAACTATCGCGCGCACGCCGAGGAGTGCGGCATGCCGATTCCGGTCGTGCCGATCATCTTCAACAAGCAGTCGACGTCGGCGGCCGGACCGTTCGACGCCGTCCATCGCCCGCGCGAATCCGAGCAGATCGACTACGAAGGCGAGCTCGCGATCGTGATCGGCAAGAGGTGCCGCCGCGTTCCGCGTGCGAAAGCACGCAGCGTCGTCGCGGGCTACGCGGTCGCCAACGACGTCAGCGTGCGCGACTGGCAGATCCGCGTGCCGACGATGACGATGGGAAAGTCGTGGGACACGCACTGTCCGTTCGGCCCGTGGATCACGACTTCGGACGAAGTTGCCGATCCCGATGCGCTCGACCTGAAGACCTGGGTCAACGGCGAGCTGCGCCAGAACGCGAATACCTCCGACCTCATCTTCCACTGCGACGAAATCATCGAGCATCTTTCGACCGCCTTCACGCTCGAGCCGGGCGACGTGATCGTTACCGGTACGCCGAGCGGCGTAGGGCTGTGGATGAATCCGAAGTCGTGGCTGAAAGACGGCGACGTCGTGCGCATCGAGATCGCGGGCCTCGGCGCGATCGAGAATCGCGTGATCGACGAGCCCGAAGGAACGGCGCGTTACTGA
- a CDS encoding glutathione S-transferase → MRVYGSFGPNPRALRMFLAEKGITIPTEEVDLIGGENRRGPYTGRNPGGQLPALELDDGTMLAETVAIFEYLEELHPAPPLIGATAIERAETRMWQRRIELRITENIYNGFRFAEGLGLFTDRMRCLPQAADGLKQTAQDNLRWLDELIDGGPSVVSDRFTIADIILFCALDFGRSVGQPLPDECTKITNWFAAVSSRPSADASLHASSAATGMRG, encoded by the coding sequence ATGCGGGTCTACGGATCGTTCGGCCCCAATCCACGAGCCCTTCGGATGTTTCTCGCGGAGAAGGGAATCACCATACCAACCGAAGAAGTCGACCTCATCGGCGGCGAGAATCGGCGCGGCCCGTACACCGGCAGAAATCCCGGCGGTCAGCTTCCCGCCCTCGAGCTCGACGACGGTACGATGCTCGCCGAGACCGTCGCGATCTTCGAGTACCTCGAAGAGCTTCATCCCGCGCCTCCTCTGATCGGTGCAACTGCCATCGAGCGCGCCGAGACGCGCATGTGGCAGCGCCGCATCGAGCTGCGCATCACCGAGAACATTTACAACGGATTTCGCTTCGCCGAGGGCCTCGGTCTTTTCACCGATCGCATGCGTTGCCTCCCGCAGGCCGCCGACGGTCTGAAGCAGACGGCGCAGGACAACCTGCGCTGGCTCGACGAGCTCATCGACGGCGGGCCGTCCGTGGTCTCGGACCGTTTCACGATCGCCGACATCATCCTGTTCTGCGCACTCGATTTCGGACGCAGCGTCGGCCAGCCGTTGCCAGACGAATGCACGAAGATCACAAACTGGTTCGCAGCCGTCTCCTCGCGGCCCAGTGCCGACGCGAGCCTGCATGCCTCGTCTGCGGCAACCGGCATGCGGGGATAA
- a CDS encoding nuclear transport factor 2 family protein, translated as MSRHDDLEAIRQLKYRYFRALDCKDWDALASTLAEDATTSYDNGRYAFEGRAAILEFLRGALGSPNMISMHHGHHPEIELTGDSSARGTWYLEDMVIFREANTVLRGAAFYSDEYVRIDGEWKIRSTGYERTFEEIELRAAPLQIRTRFDAAG; from the coding sequence ATGTCCAGACACGACGACCTCGAGGCCATCCGGCAGCTCAAGTACCGCTACTTTCGCGCGCTCGACTGCAAGGACTGGGACGCGCTCGCAAGCACGCTCGCCGAAGACGCCACCACGTCCTACGACAACGGCCGCTACGCGTTCGAAGGTCGCGCGGCCATTCTCGAGTTCCTTCGCGGTGCGCTCGGCAGCCCGAACATGATCAGCATGCATCACGGCCACCACCCGGAGATCGAGCTCACCGGTGACAGCTCGGCGCGAGGCACGTGGTATCTCGAGGACATGGTGATCTTTCGCGAGGCGAACACGGTGCTGCGCGGCGCCGCGTTCTACAGCGACGAGTACGTGCGCATCGATGGCGAGTGGAAGATCCGCTCGACCGGCTACGAGCGCACGTTCGAGGAGATCGAGCTGCGCGCGGCGCCGCTGCAGATCCGTACGCGCTTCGATGCCGCCGGGTGA
- a CDS encoding crotonase/enoyl-CoA hydratase family protein: MSELVSYDLKHGVATVTMDDGKVNAMSPAMLASLHSVFARAEADDAVVLLTGRPGVFSAGFDLKVFSQGREATLEMLRLGATLIERILAFPSPVVTACGGHAYPMGAFLMLSADRRVGASGDFRIGMNEVAIGLTLPWFAIETARQRLSPAYFQRCVTGEMYGPDEAVRAGFLDEVVAPDELIARSSAIARSLLAVDRAAHRETKKRLRASALAAIRASIEGELSE, encoded by the coding sequence ATGTCCGAGCTCGTTTCCTACGATCTGAAGCACGGCGTTGCCACGGTGACGATGGACGACGGCAAGGTGAACGCGATGTCGCCTGCCATGCTTGCGTCGCTGCATTCGGTCTTCGCGCGCGCCGAGGCCGACGATGCCGTGGTGCTGCTGACCGGCCGCCCGGGAGTCTTCTCGGCCGGATTCGATCTCAAGGTCTTCTCGCAGGGCCGCGAAGCCACGCTCGAAATGCTGCGGCTCGGCGCCACGCTGATCGAGCGGATCCTCGCGTTTCCGTCGCCTGTCGTCACCGCATGCGGCGGCCATGCCTATCCGATGGGAGCTTTTCTCATGCTGTCCGCCGACCGGCGCGTCGGCGCGAGCGGTGACTTCCGGATCGGAATGAATGAGGTCGCCATCGGTCTGACGCTGCCATGGTTTGCGATCGAGACCGCACGGCAGCGGCTCAGCCCTGCGTATTTCCAGCGCTGCGTGACCGGCGAGATGTACGGGCCGGACGAAGCCGTCCGCGCGGGTTTCCTCGACGAGGTCGTGGCGCCGGATGAGCTGATCGCGCGCAGCTCGGCCATCGCGCGGTCGCTTCTTGCCGTGGATCGCGCCGCGCATCGCGAGACCAAGAAGCGCCTGCGCGCGTCGGCGCTCGCTGCGATCCGCGCATCGATCGAAGGCGAGCTCAGCGAATGA
- the rpmE gene encoding 50S ribosomal protein L31 — MKAAIHPQYNEIEVVCACGATFKTRSTSPKVHVEICADCHPFYTGNQKILDTAGRVERFRLKYANVKPAASK, encoded by the coding sequence ATGAAGGCAGCCATCCACCCCCAGTACAACGAGATCGAGGTCGTCTGCGCCTGCGGCGCCACCTTCAAGACGAGGTCGACCTCGCCCAAGGTTCACGTCGAAATCTGCGCGGATTGCCATCCGTTCTATACAGGCAACCAGAAGATCCTCGACACGGCAGGCCGCGTCGAAAGGTTCCGGCTCAAGTACGCCAACGTCAAGCCCGCGGCCTCCAAGTAG
- the prfA gene encoding peptide chain release factor 1, which yields MLDKLAQIERRFAEIEAQVADPEVFSDQGRFAKLMRERSDLDEIVSVYRRRRQTESELEQARALREDGDPEIREMAAGEYRELEAALEALDGELRMLLVPKDPLDQRNAIFEIRAGTGGDEAALFGGDLLKMYLRYAQEHGLKTEMLSVSEGGKGGAKEAILMISGKDAYGLLKFEGGVHRVQRVPDTESQGRIHTSAVTVAVLPEAEEVDVRLEDKDVRVDVYRSSGPGGQSVNTTDSAVRVTHIPSGLVVTCQDEKSQHKNKAKALKILRSRLFDQEMAKQHAEIAADRKAMVGSGDRSERIRTYNFPQNRVTDHRINLTLYSLDAFLAGQMDDMLSALRAHFQAEALKAEAAL from the coding sequence ATGCTCGACAAGCTCGCGCAAATCGAACGCCGCTTCGCAGAGATCGAAGCGCAGGTCGCAGACCCCGAGGTCTTCAGCGACCAGGGTCGTTTTGCGAAGCTCATGCGCGAGCGCTCCGATCTCGACGAGATCGTCAGCGTCTATCGCCGCCGCCGCCAGACCGAAAGCGAGCTCGAGCAGGCCCGCGCGTTGCGCGAGGACGGCGATCCCGAGATCCGCGAGATGGCGGCCGGAGAATATCGCGAGCTCGAGGCCGCGCTCGAAGCGCTCGACGGCGAGCTTCGCATGCTGCTGGTGCCGAAAGACCCGCTCGACCAGCGCAACGCGATCTTCGAGATCCGTGCGGGAACCGGCGGCGACGAAGCGGCCCTGTTCGGCGGCGACCTGCTCAAGATGTACCTGCGCTACGCGCAGGAGCACGGCCTCAAGACCGAAATGCTGAGCGTCAGCGAAGGCGGCAAAGGCGGCGCGAAGGAAGCGATCCTGATGATCTCGGGCAAGGACGCCTACGGCCTGCTCAAGTTCGAAGGCGGCGTGCACCGCGTGCAGCGCGTGCCCGACACCGAATCGCAGGGCCGCATCCACACGTCCGCGGTCACCGTCGCGGTTCTTCCCGAGGCCGAGGAAGTCGACGTCCGTCTCGAAGACAAGGACGTGCGCGTCGACGTCTACCGTTCGTCGGGTCCGGGCGGGCAGTCGGTCAACACGACCGATTCGGCGGTGCGCGTCACGCACATTCCGTCGGGCCTGGTGGTCACGTGCCAGGACGAAAAGAGCCAGCACAAGAACAAGGCGAAGGCGCTCAAGATCCTGCGCTCGCGCCTGTTCGACCAGGAGATGGCCAAGCAGCACGCGGAGATCGCGGCCGATCGCAAGGCGATGGTGGGATCGGGCGACCGCTCCGAGCGCATCCGCACGTACAACTTTCCGCAGAACCGCGTGACCGACCACCGCATCAACCTGACGCTGTATTCGCTCGATGCGTTTCTGGCCGGCCAGATGGACGACATGCTGAGCGCGCTGCGCGCGCACTTCCAGGCCGAAGCGCTCAAGGCCGAGGCCGCGCTATGA
- the prmC gene encoding peptide chain release factor N(5)-glutamine methyltransferase, giving the protein MSAPRTLLEYLQVTATFLASKGIDGAKLDAELLLAEVLGMTRTQLYTNFEQPLGAAEIGRYRDLVRRRAAREPVAYITGRREFWSLEFDVDRRVLVPRPETELVVELAVDALRTRPDGDSGAALVADIGTGSGAIAVAIAKEMKHARVIATDRSEAALEIAPANSARHGVSDRIEFRLGDGCAPLAGCGLFDAIVSNPPYIRSEEMRTLPPEVGQWEPRWALEAGADGMDVTAPLVDDAFEMLAPGGVLLVEVGTQSARVRERFVSRGYDQVVVRRDLAGIDRVVMGRRRA; this is encoded by the coding sequence ATGAGCGCGCCGCGCACGCTGCTCGAGTACCTGCAGGTCACGGCCACGTTCCTGGCGAGCAAAGGCATCGACGGCGCCAAGCTCGATGCCGAGCTGCTGCTGGCCGAAGTGCTCGGGATGACGCGGACGCAGCTCTACACCAATTTCGAGCAGCCGCTCGGTGCGGCCGAGATCGGCCGTTACCGCGACCTGGTGCGGCGGCGCGCGGCTCGTGAGCCGGTGGCCTACATCACGGGTCGCCGCGAGTTCTGGTCGCTCGAATTCGACGTCGATCGTCGCGTGCTCGTGCCGCGTCCCGAAACCGAGCTGGTCGTCGAGCTCGCGGTGGATGCGCTGCGGACGCGGCCGGATGGCGACAGCGGCGCTGCGCTCGTTGCCGACATCGGCACCGGTTCGGGCGCGATTGCAGTCGCAATTGCCAAAGAGATGAAACATGCGCGCGTGATCGCAACCGACCGCTCCGAAGCGGCGCTCGAGATCGCACCGGCCAACTCGGCTCGTCACGGTGTGTCCGACCGCATCGAGTTCCGGCTCGGCGACGGCTGCGCGCCGCTTGCCGGCTGCGGCCTGTTCGATGCGATCGTGTCCAATCCGCCGTACATCCGCAGCGAAGAGATGCGCACGCTTCCGCCCGAAGTCGGACAGTGGGAGCCGCGCTGGGCTCTCGAAGCCGGCGCCGACGGCATGGATGTCACGGCGCCGCTCGTCGACGACGCGTTCGAGATGCTCGCTCCCGGCGGAGTGCTGCTGGTCGAGGTCGGCACGCAGTCGGCGCGCGTCCGCGAACGTTTCGTCAGCCGTGGTTACGACCAGGTCGTCGTGCGGCGCGACCTGGCCGGAATCGATCGCGTGGTCATGGGTCGAAGGCGCGCGTAG
- the murA gene encoding UDP-N-acetylglucosamine 1-carboxyvinyltransferase, with amino-acid sequence MDKLVIEGPSRLDGDVEAGGAKNAALPLLFASLLTDEPCHLSNVPDVADIRTTIRLLQSLGAQVEWPTPSEFVIDCSAIEGREAPYELVRRMRASFLTLGPLLARFGEAHVSRPGGCAIGARPIDIHLEGMKRLGARVELKGGYADAKAKRLAGGHVIFPMPSVGATENVLMAASLADGATRIENAAREPEIVDLAAALVKMGARIRGAGSSVIEVEGVPKLGGYRHEVIPDRIVAGTFLIGAAMTGGDVYVRGAKAEHLESLLEALMRAGCQVDIDTGGVRLKMTQRVRPVSIVTAPFPGFPTDLQAQWTALLCVADGRAEVHERIFENRFMHVSELARMGADVNVLPGGHAVVSGVERLSGAPVMATDLRASVCLVLAGVAAEGRTDVLRIYHLDRGYELIDAKLAALGANVRRESGGD; translated from the coding sequence ATGGACAAGCTCGTCATCGAAGGACCGAGTCGCCTGGACGGCGACGTCGAGGCCGGCGGCGCCAAGAACGCCGCGCTGCCGCTTCTGTTCGCGAGCCTTCTGACCGACGAGCCGTGTCACCTGTCGAACGTCCCGGACGTCGCCGACATTCGCACGACGATCCGCCTGCTGCAGAGCCTCGGCGCGCAGGTCGAATGGCCGACGCCGTCCGAGTTCGTCATCGACTGCTCCGCGATCGAAGGGCGCGAAGCTCCATACGAGCTCGTGCGCCGGATGCGTGCGTCGTTCCTGACGCTCGGGCCGCTGCTCGCGCGCTTCGGCGAAGCGCACGTCTCGCGTCCCGGCGGCTGCGCGATCGGAGCGCGGCCGATCGACATCCACCTCGAAGGCATGAAGAGGCTCGGCGCCCGCGTCGAGCTCAAAGGCGGCTACGCCGACGCAAAAGCGAAGCGGCTTGCGGGCGGGCATGTGATCTTCCCGATGCCGTCGGTCGGCGCCACCGAGAACGTGCTGATGGCGGCGTCGCTCGCCGACGGCGCGACGCGCATCGAAAACGCCGCGCGCGAGCCGGAGATCGTCGATCTGGCGGCGGCGCTCGTCAAGATGGGTGCGAGGATCCGCGGCGCCGGCTCGTCGGTGATCGAAGTCGAAGGTGTCCCCAAGCTCGGCGGCTATCGACACGAGGTGATTCCCGATCGCATCGTCGCCGGGACGTTCCTGATCGGCGCGGCGATGACCGGCGGCGACGTCTACGTGCGCGGCGCGAAGGCCGAGCATCTCGAAAGCCTGCTCGAAGCGCTGATGCGCGCGGGCTGCCAGGTCGACATCGACACCGGCGGCGTGCGCCTGAAGATGACGCAGCGGGTTCGCCCGGTCAGCATCGTCACGGCACCGTTTCCGGGCTTTCCGACCGATCTGCAGGCGCAGTGGACTGCGCTTCTGTGCGTTGCCGACGGCCGCGCCGAAGTGCACGAGCGGATCTTCGAGAATCGTTTCATGCACGTCTCGGAGCTCGCGCGCATGGGCGCGGATGTAAACGTTCTGCCGGGCGGGCACGCCGTCGTTTCGGGCGTCGAACGATTGTCGGGCGCACCGGTCATGGCGACCGACCTGCGCGCGAGCGTGTGCCTCGTGCTGGCCGGCGTTGCGGCCGAGGGCCGCACCGACGTGCTGCGCATCTATCACCTCGATCGCGGCTACGAGCTGATCGACGCCAAGCTCGCGGCGCTCGGCGCCAACGTGCGGCGCGAGAGCGGGGGAGACTGA
- the hisD gene encoding histidinol dehydrogenase, with translation MKSIRTARSARSARSAMSGNPARGAGETARLKPLADGSKAAREQLAALAQRGQGPRGVEVAVRRILDAVRNDGDKAIVRFTEQFDGVRLSPSAFEITPKEISAARRRLAKDLVRALEAAHDRIRAFHMLEREKSFERNEKGIRTGMRLTALARAGVYVPGGKAAYPSSVLMNIVPAKVAGVADITVVTPPGRDGIADAVLVAAGIAGATRVLRIGGAQAVAALAYGTKTVARVDKIVGPGNIYVATAKRLVFGEVDIDMVAGPSEVLIIADDSANPEWVAADMLAQAEHDELAASICITTSQQHARDVARAVERQCSELPRASIAARSLERFGTILVVESLERACEIADEIAPEHLEVFTRRPKSLVAKLHNAGAIFVGSMTTESIGDYAAGPNHVLPTGGSARFASPLGVYDFVKRTSIIEVDRAGFERLAPTVVRLATAEGLDAHALAVLRRIP, from the coding sequence ATGAAATCGATACGCACGGCGAGGTCAGCGAGATCGGCCAGGTCCGCGATGTCCGGCAATCCGGCGCGGGGCGCGGGAGAAACCGCGCGCCTCAAGCCGCTCGCCGACGGCAGCAAAGCCGCGCGCGAGCAGCTCGCGGCACTTGCGCAGCGCGGGCAGGGGCCGCGCGGCGTCGAAGTTGCCGTCCGCCGGATCCTCGACGCGGTCCGCAACGACGGCGACAAGGCGATCGTGCGCTTTACCGAGCAGTTCGACGGCGTGCGCCTTTCGCCATCCGCATTCGAGATCACGCCGAAAGAGATCTCGGCCGCGCGCCGGCGCCTTGCGAAGGATCTCGTGCGAGCGCTCGAAGCCGCGCACGACCGCATCCGTGCGTTTCACATGCTCGAGCGCGAGAAGAGCTTCGAGCGCAACGAGAAAGGCATCCGCACCGGGATGCGCCTGACTGCGCTTGCCCGCGCCGGCGTCTACGTGCCGGGAGGCAAGGCGGCGTATCCGTCGAGCGTGCTGATGAACATCGTGCCCGCAAAGGTTGCCGGCGTCGCCGACATCACCGTCGTTACGCCGCCGGGCCGTGACGGGATTGCGGACGCGGTGCTGGTGGCTGCCGGAATTGCCGGCGCGACGCGTGTGCTTCGGATCGGCGGCGCGCAGGCCGTTGCCGCGCTCGCCTATGGGACCAAGACCGTCGCGCGCGTCGACAAGATCGTCGGCCCCGGAAACATCTACGTCGCGACGGCCAAGCGCCTGGTCTTCGGCGAGGTCGACATCGACATGGTGGCCGGGCCGAGCGAAGTGCTGATCATTGCCGACGATTCGGCCAATCCGGAGTGGGTTGCCGCCGACATGCTCGCGCAGGCCGAGCACGACGAGCTGGCCGCATCGATCTGCATCACGACGTCGCAGCAGCACGCGCGCGACGTGGCGCGCGCGGTCGAGCGCCAGTGCAGCGAGCTCCCGCGGGCGTCGATCGCGGCCCGCTCGCTCGAGCGTTTCGGAACGATCCTCGTCGTCGAGAGCCTCGAGCGTGCCTGCGAGATCGCCGACGAGATTGCGCCCGAGCACCTCGAAGTGTTCACGCGCCGGCCGAAAAGCCTGGTCGCGAAGCTGCACAACGCGGGTGCGATTTTCGTGGGATCGATGACCACCGAATCCATAGGCGACTACGCGGCCGGGCCGAACCACGTGCTTCCCACCGGCGGCTCGGCGCGCTTCGCATCGCCGCTCGGTGTCTATGACTTCGTCAAGCGAACCAGTATCATCGAAGTCGATCGCGCCGGCTTCGAGCGGCTGGCGCCGACTGTCGTACGACTGGCCACCGCCGAGGGCCTCGATGCCCACGCACTGGCCGTGCTGAGACGGATTCCATAG
- the hisB gene encoding imidazoleglycerol-phosphate dehydratase HisB, whose translation MATSKKAGTKARTQAKASRRKASASAAVRTKAPVVALRKKRGRAAAASTEVRRAEVLRETSETRISVRVAIEEPGYQVTTGVPFLDHMLEALSRHSNIGLAVEASGDTHIDDHHTVEDVGLAIGEAIRRALGEKAGIYRFGHFEAPLDEALVAVTVDLSGRPYLVYNVGLKPQRVGTFDVGLVEDFFQALMTSAGMNLHINVRYGRNPHHIIEATFKAFAKALRMACALDARVEGVPSTKGSL comes from the coding sequence ATGGCGACAAGCAAAAAAGCCGGAACCAAAGCCAGGACTCAGGCGAAGGCCTCGCGCAGGAAGGCGTCCGCAAGCGCGGCCGTGCGCACGAAGGCCCCGGTCGTGGCGCTGCGCAAAAAGCGCGGCCGCGCAGCTGCCGCGTCCACAGAAGTCCGCCGCGCCGAGGTTCTTCGCGAAACCAGCGAGACGCGGATCTCGGTGCGCGTGGCGATCGAGGAGCCCGGCTACCAGGTGACGACCGGCGTTCCGTTTCTCGATCACATGCTGGAGGCGCTGTCGCGGCACTCGAACATCGGGCTTGCCGTCGAAGCGTCGGGCGACACGCACATCGACGACCACCACACCGTCGAGGACGTCGGCCTCGCCATCGGCGAAGCGATCCGGCGCGCGCTCGGCGAGAAAGCCGGCATCTATCGCTTCGGTCATTTCGAGGCTCCGCTCGACGAAGCGCTGGTCGCGGTGACGGTGGACCTGAGCGGGCGTCCGTACCTGGTCTACAACGTCGGGCTCAAGCCGCAGCGTGTCGGCACCTTCGACGTCGGGCTCGTCGAGGATTTCTTCCAGGCGCTGATGACGTCGGCGGGCATGAACCTGCACATCAACGTGCGCTACGGTCGCAATCCGCACCACATCATCGAAGCGACGTTCAAGGCGTTCGCGAAAGCCCTGCGGATGGCATGCGCGCTCGACGCGCGCGTCGAAGGCGTGCCGTCGACGAAAGGATCGCTCTGA
- the hisH gene encoding imidazole glycerol phosphate synthase subunit HisH, which produces MIAVVDYGVGNLRSVSKALEKVGADVRVTSSPAEIDAADAVVLPGVGAFAHCMDNLRSAGLEPAVRAAAASDRPFLGICVGMQILFEESDEFGRVEGLGILPGRVRRFEPRDHALKVPHMGWNELDIKRRAPHLEGLAPGVRVYFVHSYYVETPDPSIIATSTRYAVEFVSSAWRGNIFATQFHPEKSQATGLRILENFAGLVAARRAA; this is translated from the coding sequence GTGATCGCAGTCGTTGATTATGGCGTGGGCAACCTGCGCAGCGTCTCGAAGGCGCTCGAGAAAGTCGGCGCCGACGTGCGCGTGACGTCATCGCCTGCCGAGATCGACGCGGCCGATGCCGTCGTGCTGCCGGGCGTCGGTGCGTTCGCGCACTGCATGGACAACCTCCGGTCGGCCGGCCTCGAGCCGGCGGTGCGCGCGGCCGCGGCGTCGGACCGGCCGTTCCTCGGAATCTGCGTCGGCATGCAGATCCTGTTCGAGGAGAGCGACGAGTTCGGGCGCGTCGAAGGTCTCGGCATCCTTCCCGGCCGCGTGCGCAGGTTCGAGCCGCGCGACCATGCGCTCAAGGTTCCGCACATGGGATGGAACGAGCTCGACATCAAGCGGCGTGCGCCGCATCTCGAAGGCCTCGCGCCAGGTGTGCGCGTGTACTTCGTGCATTCGTACTATGTCGAGACGCCGGATCCGTCGATCATCGCGACGTCGACGCGCTATGCCGTCGAGTTCGTGTCGAGCGCGTGGCGCGGCAACATCTTCGCGACGCAGTTTCATCCCGAGAAGAGCCAGGCCACAGGGCTACGCATCCTCGAAAACTTCGCCGGGCTCGTGGCTGCGCGCCGCGCGGCATGA